The following are encoded together in the Pseudomonas maumuensis genome:
- a CDS encoding OmpA family protein: MSSHKTLALALCLAMTGCASHSPDAAKDGGLNWWPFGSDKVADKEVKEAVVENVAKADAKSESGSRWWWPFGSDEKKDTVAAVPKIDHKATQAWLDQYEPKVREAIKGSKFELERREDLLAVTIPVDSSYNPDRPNMLLPATLGPITQVAKVIETDTKTAVLILGHADTSGATAANQKLSLERAASVSAIFRLSGLQRDRLMLKGMGAVMPRAANDSAEGRALNRRVELLLTPQNTMVALIAKYQQAAPAPTPTAMVATQDAKAPAAKPVAKAAAKPAAKKPAAKAKAPAKASTAAKKKATPAKPAAKKAATDKKVAANSPAKTN, from the coding sequence ATGTCTTCACATAAAACCTTAGCACTCGCCCTGTGCCTGGCCATGACCGGTTGCGCCAGCCACTCCCCGGACGCCGCAAAGGACGGTGGCCTGAACTGGTGGCCATTTGGTTCGGACAAGGTTGCTGACAAGGAAGTGAAGGAGGCCGTCGTCGAGAACGTGGCCAAGGCCGACGCCAAGTCCGAAAGCGGCAGCCGCTGGTGGTGGCCGTTCGGCAGCGATGAGAAAAAGGACACGGTCGCAGCGGTGCCGAAGATCGACCACAAGGCCACGCAGGCCTGGCTCGACCAGTACGAGCCGAAGGTCCGCGAAGCGATCAAGGGCAGCAAGTTCGAGCTGGAGCGCCGCGAGGATTTGCTGGCGGTGACCATCCCGGTCGACAGCTCCTACAACCCTGATCGCCCGAACATGCTGCTGCCCGCGACCCTTGGCCCGATCACCCAGGTCGCCAAGGTCATCGAGACCGATACCAAGACCGCTGTGCTGATCCTCGGCCACGCCGACACCAGCGGCGCCACGGCCGCCAACCAGAAACTCAGCCTCGAGCGCGCCGCTTCGGTGTCGGCGATCTTCCGTCTCAGCGGCCTGCAGCGCGACCGCCTGATGCTCAAGGGCATGGGCGCAGTGATGCCGCGTGCCGCCAACGACAGCGCCGAAGGCCGTGCCCTGAACCGCCGTGTCGAGCTGCTGTTGACCCCACAGAACACCATGGTTGCATTGATTGCCAAGTACCAGCAGGCCGCGCCGGCACCCACGCCTACGGCCATGGTTGCCACCCAGGACGCCAAGGCCCCGGCCGCCAAGCCTGTAGCCAAGGCAGCCGCCAAGCCGGCTGCGAAGAAACCTGCCGCCAAAGCCAAGGCGCCGGCCAAGGCCAGCACCGCCGCCAAGAAGAAAGCCACTCCGGCCAAACCCGCCGCGAAGAAGGCCGCCACCGACAAGAAAGTCGCCGCCAACAGCCCTGCGAAGACCAACTGA
- the pdxH gene encoding pyridoxamine 5'-phosphate oxidase: MTQSLADMRRDYTRDGLAEAQAPGEPFALFHHWFADAVKTEQLPVEANAMTLATVDAEGRPHCRVLLLKALDARGFTFFTNYESAKGQHIAANPFAAMTFFWPALERQVRIEGRVEKVTAKESDDYYQVRPLGSRLGAWASPQSRVIADREELEGLVKATEARFSDSQPHCPEHWGGYRLLPERIEFWQGRASRLHDRLNYRLVDGQWARERLAP, encoded by the coding sequence ATGACCCAATCCCTGGCCGATATGCGCCGCGACTATACCCGTGATGGCCTGGCCGAAGCCCAGGCTCCCGGGGAGCCGTTCGCGCTGTTCCACCACTGGTTCGCCGATGCGGTGAAGACCGAGCAGCTACCGGTGGAAGCCAACGCCATGACCCTGGCCACCGTTGATGCCGAGGGGCGTCCGCATTGCCGGGTGTTGCTGCTCAAGGCGCTGGACGCACGCGGTTTCACCTTCTTCACCAACTACGAAAGCGCCAAGGGTCAGCACATCGCGGCCAACCCTTTTGCAGCGATGACCTTCTTCTGGCCGGCGCTGGAGCGCCAGGTGCGGATCGAGGGGCGGGTGGAGAAGGTCACGGCCAAGGAGTCGGACGACTATTACCAGGTGCGCCCGCTGGGCAGCCGGCTGGGGGCCTGGGCGTCGCCGCAGAGCCGGGTGATCGCCGATCGCGAGGAGCTGGAAGGCCTGGTCAAGGCCACCGAGGCGCGCTTTTCCGACAGCCAGCCGCATTGCCCGGAGCATTGGGGCGGTTACCGCTTGTTGCCCGAGCGCATCGAGTTCTGGCAGGGGCGTGCGAGCCGCTTGCATGACCGCCTGAACTACCGCCTGGTCGATGGACAGTGGGCGCGCGAGCGCCTGGCGCCCTGA
- a CDS encoding glycine zipper 2TM domain-containing protein, with amino-acid sequence MRKSALLLASFTTVSLLLGGCQSSLTGDSYSRDEARRVQTVRMGTIESLRPVKIEGTKTPIGGGAGAIVGGVAGSAVGGGRGSIVAAVIGAVAGGLAGSAAEEGLTRTQGVEITVREDDGSMRAYVQQVQQNEIFRVGERVRIMTVDGTSRVTH; translated from the coding sequence ATGCGTAAATCCGCTTTGCTGCTGGCCAGCTTCACCACCGTGTCGCTGCTGCTGGGTGGCTGCCAATCGTCGCTGACCGGCGACAGCTACTCCCGTGATGAGGCCCGCCGCGTGCAGACCGTGCGCATGGGCACCATCGAATCCCTGCGTCCGGTGAAGATCGAAGGCACCAAGACGCCAATCGGTGGTGGCGCTGGCGCCATTGTCGGTGGTGTCGCCGGCAGTGCCGTCGGTGGTGGCCGTGGCAGCATCGTCGCGGCGGTAATCGGTGCCGTCGCCGGTGGCCTTGCGGGATCCGCCGCCGAAGAAGGCCTGACCCGCACCCAGGGTGTCGAGATCACCGTGCGTGAAGACGACGGCAGCATGCGCGCCTACGTGCAGCAAGTGCAGCAGAACGAGATCTTCCGTGTGGGTGAGCGTGTTCGCATCATGACTGTCGACGGCACCAGCCGCGTCACTCACTGA
- a CDS encoding NAD(P)/FAD-dependent oxidoreductase, producing the protein MLRITELKLPLDHSDDELRAAIVQRLGISDEQLLGFTLFKRSYDARKKNSELLFIYTIDLETSNEDELLRRFEGDSKVGVAPDVSYKFVGQAPAELPARPIVVGFGPCGIFAGLLLAQMGFKPIVLERGKEVRQRTKDTWGLWRKSVLNPESNVQFGEGGAGTFSDGKLYSQIKDPNHHGRKVLEEFVKAGAPDEILYINKPHIGTFRLTSMVEKMREEIITLGGEVRFEQKVTDLLVDGEQLTGVVLQSGEQLHSRHVVLALGHSARDTFRMLHAKGVFMEAKPFSVGFRIEHPQSLIDKARLGKYAGHPKLGAADYKLVHHAKNGRSVYSFCMCPGGTVVAATSEPGRVVTNGMSQYSRNERNANSGIVVGIDPERDYPGGPLAGIELQERLEAHAYVMGGSNYQAPAQLVGDFVAGRPSTALGSVEPSYKPGVTLGDLAPSLPDFAIEAIREALPAFDRQIKGYNLHDAVLTGIETRTSSPLRITRDASFQSLNLKGLFPAGEGAGYAGGILSAGVDGIRIAEAVARDILGLND; encoded by the coding sequence ATGCTACGAATCACCGAACTGAAGCTGCCCCTGGACCACTCCGACGACGAGTTGCGCGCCGCCATCGTCCAGCGCCTGGGCATCAGCGATGAGCAACTGCTCGGCTTCACCCTGTTCAAGCGCAGCTACGATGCGCGCAAGAAGAACAGCGAGCTGCTGTTCATCTACACCATCGACCTTGAAACCAGCAACGAAGACGAGCTGCTGCGCCGCTTCGAAGGCGACAGCAAGGTCGGCGTGGCCCCGGACGTCAGCTACAAGTTCGTCGGCCAGGCCCCGGCCGAGCTGCCTGCGCGCCCCATCGTGGTCGGCTTCGGCCCCTGCGGTATTTTCGCCGGCCTGCTGCTGGCGCAGATGGGTTTCAAGCCGATCGTGCTCGAGCGCGGTAAAGAGGTGCGCCAGCGTACCAAGGACACCTGGGGCCTGTGGCGCAAGAGCGTGCTCAACCCCGAATCCAACGTACAGTTCGGCGAAGGCGGCGCCGGGACCTTCTCCGACGGCAAGCTGTACAGCCAGATCAAGGACCCTAACCACCACGGTCGCAAGGTGCTGGAAGAGTTCGTCAAGGCCGGTGCGCCCGACGAGATCCTCTACATCAACAAACCGCACATCGGCACCTTCCGCCTGACCAGCATGGTCGAGAAGATGCGCGAGGAAATCATCACCCTGGGCGGTGAGGTACGCTTCGAGCAGAAGGTCACCGACCTGCTGGTGGACGGCGAGCAGCTGACGGGCGTGGTACTGCAGAGCGGTGAACAGCTGCACTCGCGCCATGTGGTGCTGGCCCTGGGGCACAGCGCCCGCGATACCTTCCGCATGCTCCACGCCAAGGGTGTGTTCATGGAGGCCAAGCCGTTCTCGGTCGGATTCCGTATCGAGCACCCGCAGTCGCTGATCGACAAGGCGCGCCTGGGCAAGTACGCCGGCCACCCGAAACTCGGCGCCGCCGACTACAAGCTGGTGCACCACGCCAAGAACGGTCGTTCGGTCTACAGCTTCTGCATGTGCCCGGGCGGTACCGTGGTCGCCGCCACCAGCGAGCCTGGCCGCGTGGTCACCAATGGCATGAGCCAGTACTCGCGCAATGAGCGCAACGCCAACTCCGGCATCGTCGTCGGTATCGACCCCGAGCGCGACTACCCAGGTGGCCCGCTGGCCGGTATCGAACTGCAGGAGCGCCTGGAAGCCCATGCCTACGTGATGGGCGGCAGCAACTACCAGGCACCGGCGCAGTTGGTCGGTGACTTCGTCGCCGGGCGCCCGTCCACCGCGCTGGGCAGTGTCGAGCCGTCGTACAAACCGGGCGTGACCCTGGGCGACCTGGCACCGAGCCTGCCGGACTTCGCCATCGAGGCGATCCGTGAAGCGCTGCCGGCCTTCGACCGCCAGATCAAGGGCTACAACCTGCACGACGCGGTGCTGACCGGCATCGAAACCCGCACCTCGTCGCCACTGCGCATCACCCGTGACGCCAGCTTCCAGAGCCTCAACCTCAAGGGTCTGTTCCCGGCAGGTGAAGGCGCAGGCTACGCCGGTGGCATCCTGTCTGCCGGTGTCGACGGGATCCGCATCGCCGAAGCGGTGGCACGGGATATCCTCGGGCTGAACGACTAA
- a CDS encoding COG3650 family protein, translating into MRLTPSLLLTALLPLFAGCQMLAEKPVDPNLGTTRLQGELSAAGGHLLFKPCNESRRFIVNDAAGTGILQEAATLADDAGDKLFADVRARMSGSKQAGSDGQLDVTRLYRLDTSEYRGCEDPNFKQLTLRAGGHEPDWDIKASGKGMVLNRIGQDPLPLPYLEEALPGGGLSLSSEANGQRVELWVAPQRCVDGATGAIRHLKAELRIDGKTLQGCAYYGGARDL; encoded by the coding sequence ATGCGCCTCACCCCTTCCCTGCTGCTCACCGCCCTGCTGCCGCTGTTCGCAGGCTGCCAGATGCTGGCCGAAAAACCGGTCGACCCGAACCTGGGTACCACCCGTCTGCAAGGCGAACTGAGCGCGGCCGGCGGCCATCTGCTGTTCAAACCCTGCAACGAAAGCCGCCGCTTCATCGTCAACGACGCAGCCGGCACCGGCATCCTGCAAGAGGCCGCCACCCTGGCCGACGACGCCGGTGACAAGCTGTTCGCCGATGTCCGCGCGCGTATGTCCGGCAGCAAGCAGGCAGGCAGCGACGGACAGCTCGACGTGACCCGCCTGTACCGCCTCGACACCTCCGAATACCGTGGCTGCGAAGACCCCAACTTCAAGCAATTGACTCTGCGCGCCGGCGGCCACGAGCCGGACTGGGACATCAAGGCCAGCGGCAAGGGCATGGTGCTCAACCGCATCGGCCAGGATCCGCTGCCATTGCCTTACCTGGAAGAAGCGCTGCCCGGCGGCGGCCTGAGCCTGTCCAGCGAGGCCAACGGCCAGCGTGTCGAACTGTGGGTCGCGCCACAGCGCTGCGTCGACGGCGCCACCGGCGCCATCCGCCACCTCAAAGCCGAGCTGCGCATCGACGGCAAGACCCTGCAGGGCTGCGCCTACTACGGCGGCGCCCGCGACCTCTGA
- a CDS encoding ABC transporter ATP-binding protein, which produces MLKFENVSTFYGKIQALHSVNVEINQGEIVTLIGANGAGKSTLLMTLCGSPQASSGSIKYLGEELVGQPSSHIMRKSIAVVPEGRRVFARLTVEENLAMGGFFTNKGDYQEQLDKVLQLFPRLKERYIQRGGTMSGGEQQMLAIGRALMSKPKLLLLDEPSLGLAPIIIQQIFDIIEQLRRDGVTVFLVEQNANQALKIADRAYVLENGKVVMQGTGEALLTDPKVRDAYLGG; this is translated from the coding sequence ATGCTGAAGTTCGAGAACGTTTCCACCTTCTACGGCAAGATCCAGGCGCTGCACAGCGTCAACGTCGAGATCAACCAGGGCGAGATCGTCACCTTGATCGGCGCCAACGGCGCCGGCAAGTCGACACTGCTGATGACCTTGTGCGGCTCGCCCCAGGCGAGCAGCGGCAGCATCAAGTACCTGGGCGAGGAACTGGTCGGCCAGCCGTCGTCGCACATCATGCGCAAGAGCATCGCGGTAGTGCCGGAAGGCCGCCGCGTGTTCGCCCGGCTGACCGTCGAGGAAAACCTGGCCATGGGCGGCTTCTTCACCAACAAGGGCGACTACCAGGAGCAGTTGGACAAGGTCCTGCAACTGTTCCCGCGCCTGAAGGAGCGTTACATCCAGCGTGGCGGCACCATGTCCGGTGGCGAGCAGCAGATGCTGGCCATCGGCCGGGCACTGATGAGCAAGCCCAAGCTGCTGTTGCTCGACGAACCATCGCTGGGCCTGGCGCCGATCATCATCCAGCAGATCTTCGACATCATCGAACAGCTGCGCCGCGATGGCGTGACCGTGTTCCTGGTGGAGCAGAACGCCAACCAGGCGCTGAAGATCGCCGACCGCGCCTATGTGCTGGAGAACGGCAAGGTGGTGATGCAGGGTACCGGTGAAGCGTTGCTGACCGACCCGAAGGTACGCGATGCGTACCTCGGGGGTTGA
- the livG gene encoding high-affinity branched-chain amino acid ABC transporter ATP-binding protein LivG: MSREILQVSGLSMRFGGLLAVNGVALTVKEKQVVALIGPNGAGKTTVFNCLTGFYKPSGGTILLDGQPIQGLAGHQIARKGVVRTFQNVRLFKEMTALENLLIAQHRHLNTNFFAGLFKTPSFRRSEKEAMERAQYWLEKVNLTEFANRTAGTLAYGQQRRLEIARCMMTQPRIIMLDEPAAGLNPKETEDLKALIAYLRESHNVTVLLIEHDMKLVMSISDHIVVINQGTPLADGTPEEIRGNPDVIKAYLGEA, from the coding sequence ATGAGCCGCGAAATTCTGCAAGTCAGCGGCCTGAGCATGCGCTTTGGCGGCTTGTTGGCGGTCAACGGCGTGGCCCTGACCGTCAAGGAAAAACAGGTGGTGGCACTGATCGGCCCGAACGGCGCCGGCAAGACCACCGTGTTCAACTGCCTGACCGGCTTCTACAAGCCCAGCGGCGGCACCATCCTGCTCGACGGCCAGCCGATCCAGGGCCTGGCCGGCCATCAGATCGCCCGCAAGGGCGTGGTGCGAACCTTCCAGAACGTGCGCCTGTTCAAGGAAATGACCGCGCTGGAAAACCTGTTGATCGCCCAGCACCGCCACCTCAACACCAACTTCTTCGCCGGCCTGTTCAAGACCCCGAGCTTCCGCCGCAGCGAGAAGGAGGCCATGGAGCGCGCCCAGTACTGGCTGGAGAAGGTCAACCTGACCGAGTTCGCCAACCGCACCGCCGGCACCCTGGCCTACGGCCAGCAACGGCGCCTGGAAATCGCCCGCTGCATGATGACCCAACCACGGATCATCATGCTCGACGAACCGGCCGCCGGCCTGAACCCCAAGGAGACCGAGGACCTCAAGGCCCTCATCGCCTACCTGCGCGAATCGCACAACGTGACCGTGCTGCTGATCGAGCACGACATGAAGCTGGTGATGAGCATTTCCGACCACATCGTGGTGATCAACCAGGGCACGCCCCTGGCCGACGGCACGCCGGAAGAGATTCGCGGCAACCCTGATGTGATCAAGGCCTACCTGGGGGAGGCGTAA
- a CDS encoding high-affinity branched-chain amino acid ABC transporter permease LivM: MNRNLKQAFFSALLVWAVAFPVLGLKLSIDGISLIVHSQGSFTISIIAVCSVLMFLRVLFDKQWSAVMGRRSERKLVPPAVSNFLTLPKTQRWVIMGLIVAALIWPFFGSRGAVDIATLILIYVLLGLGLNIVVGLAGLLDLGYVGFYAVGAYSYAMLSHYLGWSFWVCLPIAGLMAATFGFLLGFPVLRLRGDYLAIVTLGFGEIIRLFLRNLTDWTGGPNGISNIPKPEFFGLTFERRAAEGMQTFHEFFGLEYNSINKVIFLYLVALLLALLALFVINRLLRMPIGRAWEALREDEIACRALGLNPTVIKLSAFTLGACFAGFAGSFFAARQGLVTPESFTFIESAIILAIVVLGGMGSQLGVILAAIVMILLPEMMREFSEYRMLMFGALMVLMMIWRPQGLLPMQRPHMELPR, from the coding sequence ATGAACAGAAATCTCAAACAGGCGTTCTTCAGCGCCTTGCTGGTCTGGGCCGTGGCGTTCCCGGTGCTGGGCCTGAAACTCAGCATCGATGGCATCAGCCTGATCGTTCACAGTCAGGGCTCGTTCACCATCAGCATCATCGCCGTGTGCTCGGTGCTGATGTTCCTGCGCGTGCTGTTCGACAAGCAGTGGAGCGCGGTCATGGGCCGCCGCTCGGAGCGCAAGCTGGTGCCGCCGGCGGTGAGCAACTTCCTGACCCTGCCGAAGACCCAGCGCTGGGTGATCATGGGCCTGATCGTCGCCGCTCTGATCTGGCCGTTCTTCGGCTCCCGCGGCGCGGTCGACATCGCCACGCTGATCCTGATCTACGTGTTGCTGGGCCTGGGCCTGAACATCGTGGTCGGACTTGCGGGCCTGCTCGACCTGGGTTACGTCGGTTTCTACGCGGTCGGCGCCTACAGCTACGCGATGCTCTCGCACTACCTGGGCTGGAGCTTCTGGGTGTGCCTGCCGATCGCCGGCCTGATGGCCGCGACCTTCGGCTTCCTGCTCGGCTTCCCGGTGCTGCGCCTGCGCGGTGACTACCTGGCGATCGTGACCCTGGGCTTCGGCGAGATCATCCGCCTGTTCCTGCGTAACCTCACCGACTGGACAGGCGGCCCCAACGGCATCAGCAACATCCCCAAGCCGGAGTTCTTCGGCCTGACCTTCGAGCGCCGCGCCGCCGAGGGGATGCAGACCTTCCACGAGTTCTTCGGGCTGGAATACAACTCGATCAACAAGGTCATCTTCCTCTACCTGGTCGCCCTGCTGCTGGCCCTGCTGGCGCTGTTCGTGATCAACCGCCTGCTGCGCATGCCGATCGGCCGTGCCTGGGAAGCGCTGCGTGAAGACGAGATCGCCTGCCGCGCGCTGGGCCTGAACCCCACCGTGATCAAGCTCTCGGCGTTCACCCTGGGGGCCTGCTTCGCCGGTTTCGCCGGCAGCTTCTTCGCCGCCCGCCAGGGCCTGGTGACACCGGAGTCGTTCACCTTCATCGAGTCGGCGATCATCCTCGCCATCGTCGTGCTGGGGGGCATGGGTTCGCAGCTGGGCGTGATTCTCGCGGCCATCGTGATGATCCTGCTGCCGGAGATGATGCGTGAGTTCAGCGAATACCGGATGCTGATGTTCGGTGCGCTGATGGTGTTGATGATGATCTGGCGTCCGCAGGGCCTGCTGCCCATGCAACGTCCGCACATGGAGCTGCCTCGATGA
- the livH gene encoding high-affinity branched-chain amino acid ABC transporter permease LivH: protein MPEIYHFLQQLVNGLTIGSTYALIAIGYTMVYGIIGMINFAHGEVYMIGSYVAFIALAGLAMMGIHSLPILMTVAFVATIFVTSAYGYSIERVAYRPLRNSNRLIPLISAIGMSIFLQNTVLLSQDSKDKSIPNLIPGSFSFGPGGAEEVLVSYMQILVFVVTVVAMTCLTLFISRSRLGRACRACAEDIKMANLLGINTNNIIALTFVIGAALAAVAAVLLSMQYGVINPNAGFLVGLKAFTAAVLGGIGSIPGAMLGGLVLGVAEAFGADIFGDQYKDVVAFGLLVLVLLFRPTGILGRPEVEKV from the coding sequence ATGCCTGAGATCTACCATTTCCTACAACAACTGGTTAACGGATTGACCATCGGCAGTACCTACGCGCTGATCGCCATCGGTTACACGATGGTGTACGGCATCATCGGCATGATCAACTTCGCCCACGGCGAGGTGTACATGATCGGTTCCTACGTGGCCTTCATCGCTCTCGCCGGGCTGGCCATGATGGGCATCCACTCATTGCCGATCCTGATGACCGTGGCCTTCGTCGCCACGATCTTCGTCACCAGTGCCTACGGCTACAGCATCGAACGGGTCGCCTACCGGCCGCTGCGCAACAGCAACCGGCTGATCCCGCTGATCTCCGCCATCGGCATGTCGATCTTCCTGCAGAACACCGTCCTGCTGTCACAGGACTCCAAAGACAAGTCCATCCCCAACCTGATCCCCGGCAGCTTCTCGTTCGGCCCGGGGGGCGCTGAGGAAGTGCTGGTCTCGTACATGCAGATCCTGGTGTTCGTGGTGACCGTCGTCGCCATGACCTGCCTCACCCTGTTCATCTCCCGTTCCCGCCTGGGGCGCGCCTGCCGCGCCTGCGCCGAGGACATCAAGATGGCCAACCTGCTGGGCATCAACACCAACAACATCATCGCCCTGACCTTCGTCATCGGTGCCGCGCTGGCGGCGGTGGCGGCCGTGCTGCTGAGCATGCAGTACGGGGTGATCAACCCCAACGCCGGTTTCCTGGTGGGCCTGAAGGCCTTCACCGCGGCGGTACTGGGCGGCATCGGCAGCATCCCGGGCGCCATGCTCGGCGGGCTGGTGCTGGGCGTGGCCGAAGCGTTCGGCGCCGACATTTTCGGCGACCAGTACAAGGATGTGGTGGCATTCGGTCTTTTGGTTCTTGTCCTGCTGTTCCGGCCGACCGGCATCCTGGGCCGCCCGGAGGTTGAAAAAGTATGA